In a single window of the Paenibacillus sp. MMS20-IR301 genome:
- a CDS encoding glycoside hydrolase family 30 protein yields the protein MTIVQTVVTAKDTGDRLSVKEGIKFTAAADGGRFDIRLQPEQTFQTILGFGGAFTEAAAYTLSRMSPEKRAEVIRRYFHPVDGLGYSMGRVHIHSCDFALGNYTYVEDHDTELATFDISHDHQWVLPLIKDAMAVKGGPFTMLASPWSPPAWMKTNGEMNNGGSLKPEYAAVWAKYYTKFIEAYRKEGVPVWAVSVQNEPAAVQTWDSCVYSAEEERDFVKNHLGPVMHDAGMDDVNIVIWDHNRDIMIERVTPILSDPEAARYVWGTGIHWYGGEEFSKVEQVHELFPDKHVLFTEGCQEGGVRLGEWFTGERYGRNMIGDLNAWTEGYLDWNLVLDETGGPNHVGNFCDAPVIADTTSDEVHYNSSYYYIGHFSKFVIPGAVRIGRESVAEGVLSAAFRNPDGSIAVILMNEGDEERSLTLELGGETAECTLPAHSIVTHLITQG from the coding sequence ATGACAATTGTTCAAACCGTAGTTACCGCCAAGGATACCGGGGACCGGCTAAGCGTCAAAGAGGGAATTAAATTCACAGCGGCGGCTGACGGAGGGAGATTCGATATCCGGCTGCAGCCGGAGCAGACATTTCAGACTATTCTAGGTTTTGGCGGCGCTTTCACGGAGGCGGCTGCGTATACGCTGTCCCGGATGAGCCCGGAGAAGCGGGCAGAGGTCATCCGGCGGTATTTCCACCCGGTAGACGGACTGGGTTACAGTATGGGCCGTGTGCATATACACAGCTGCGATTTCGCACTCGGCAATTATACCTATGTGGAGGATCACGATACAGAGCTGGCTACCTTTGATATTTCCCATGACCATCAGTGGGTGCTGCCGCTGATTAAGGATGCGATGGCGGTAAAAGGCGGCCCGTTCACGATGCTGGCTTCCCCGTGGAGCCCGCCGGCCTGGATGAAGACGAACGGGGAGATGAATAACGGCGGTTCGCTGAAGCCGGAGTACGCCGCAGTATGGGCAAAGTATTATACCAAGTTCATTGAGGCTTACCGCAAGGAAGGTGTTCCTGTATGGGCGGTTTCTGTGCAGAATGAGCCGGCCGCTGTCCAGACCTGGGACTCCTGTGTATACAGTGCCGAGGAAGAGCGTGATTTTGTCAAAAATCATCTGGGTCCGGTTATGCATGATGCAGGAATGGACGATGTGAACATCGTAATCTGGGATCACAACCGCGACATTATGATCGAGCGTGTAACGCCGATTCTCTCTGATCCTGAGGCTGCCCGGTATGTCTGGGGAACCGGTATCCACTGGTACGGCGGCGAGGAGTTCAGCAAGGTGGAGCAGGTGCATGAGCTTTTCCCGGATAAGCATGTGCTCTTCACCGAAGGCTGCCAGGAGGGCGGCGTGCGTCTGGGTGAGTGGTTCACAGGTGAACGCTATGGGCGGAATATGATTGGCGACCTGAATGCCTGGACCGAAGGCTATCTGGACTGGAATCTCGTGCTGGATGAGACGGGCGGTCCGAACCATGTCGGTAATTTCTGCGATGCGCCGGTCATTGCCGACACCACGTCGGATGAGGTGCATTACAACAGCTCGTATTATTACATCGGGCATTTCAGCAAATTCGTTATTCCGGGTGCGGTGCGGATCGGGCGGGAGTCGGTGGCTGAGGGTGTACTGTCGGCGGCATTCCGTAATCCGGATGGCAGCATCGCAGTGATACTGATGAATGAGGGCGATGAAGAACGTTCCCTTACGCTGGAACTAGGCGGTGAAACCGCTGAGTGCACGCTGCCGGCGCATTCTATCGTTACACATCTGATTACGCAGGGGTAA
- a CDS encoding LacI family DNA-binding transcriptional regulator, whose amino-acid sequence MTTIYDIAKRTGYSPTTVSKAFNNYSDVREKTRQEILRTAQEMGYLPNAHARTLTTKKSWTIGVLFVENTGAGIRHPFFSAVIESFKQVAVAKGYALMFISKDVGGKRSGYLENCRIRGVDGVVVFLSDYEDPYFKELLESDIPTVILDFDTALSHTVCSDNMAGAMQAVEYLASLGHRRIAHISGGENTYPGKQRELGYRAAMQQQGLEVPDGYIAVGAFFSLENGQRAMKELLALPQRPTAVFASGDLLALGAVMAAKELGLAVPGDISVMGYDDIELAGYVTPALTTVRQNTEMLGTRAAELLLASMNGPAGNKQALVLPVEIVERASCTPPY is encoded by the coding sequence ATGACCACAATTTACGATATTGCCAAGAGAACCGGCTACTCGCCAACCACGGTATCCAAGGCATTCAATAACTATTCTGATGTGCGGGAGAAGACGCGCCAGGAGATTCTGCGGACCGCGCAGGAGATGGGGTATCTGCCCAATGCGCATGCCCGCACGCTGACCACCAAGAAATCATGGACGATTGGTGTGCTGTTTGTGGAGAACACAGGGGCGGGGATCCGCCATCCCTTTTTCAGTGCAGTTATTGAGAGCTTCAAGCAGGTTGCTGTGGCCAAGGGTTACGCTCTTATGTTTATCTCGAAGGATGTCGGCGGCAAGCGCAGCGGATATCTGGAGAATTGCCGGATTCGCGGCGTGGATGGAGTTGTCGTATTCCTCTCGGATTATGAAGACCCGTATTTCAAGGAGCTGCTGGAGAGTGATATTCCCACAGTGATTCTCGATTTCGACACAGCTTTGTCGCATACGGTCTGTTCGGACAATATGGCTGGTGCAATGCAGGCTGTGGAATATCTGGCTTCGCTTGGACACCGCAGAATTGCCCATATCTCCGGCGGGGAGAACACATATCCGGGCAAGCAGCGGGAGCTGGGATACAGGGCGGCAATGCAGCAGCAGGGACTTGAGGTGCCGGACGGTTATATTGCCGTAGGGGCATTCTTCTCTCTGGAGAACGGGCAACGGGCGATGAAGGAATTGCTTGCGCTGCCGCAGCGGCCGACAGCCGTGTTTGCTTCGGGCGACCTGCTGGCGCTGGGTGCGGTGATGGCTGCGAAGGAGCTGGGACTTGCGGTTCCGGGAGATATCTCAGTCATGGGCTATGATGATATTGAGCTTGCAGGATATGTTACACCTGCACTGACAACGGTCCGCCAGAACACGGAGATGCTGGGCACCCGGGCAGCTGAGCTGCTGCTGGCCTCCATGAACGGTCCTGCGGGTAACAAGCAGGCGCTGGTTCTCCCTGTAGAGATCGTTGAGAGAGCCTCATGCACTCCGCCGTATTAA
- a CDS encoding HNH endonuclease — translation MTETISPLSKQCAYCHQTKPVSEFRRRTGRRSKGMSRRGACRECRKLRGSEAAGNTRQPDREDIQLPGRPQNAGLPAREQSAPPLSAPAAEAGAGTPRAARVRQPKQAKEAGAAAPGLKGKARARAAEPARRAAQQRGPKPDPQDASALIPSAGGMILMRGHSDKGRRWHQEIDHELAVTLVREHAAVVVNRRTIRRLYSNKDFRTYILTRDNYTCCFCGLYGDTIDHLLPRAKGGHTTPDNCVCACNLCNQTKADQYVAEFMGR, via the coding sequence ATGACTGAAACTATTTCTCCGTTATCCAAACAATGTGCATACTGCCATCAGACTAAGCCGGTCTCCGAATTCCGCAGGCGTACCGGCAGGCGCTCCAAGGGAATGTCGCGGCGCGGAGCCTGCCGGGAATGCCGCAAGCTCCGCGGGTCAGAAGCTGCCGGGAATACCCGGCAGCCGGACCGGGAAGACATTCAGCTGCCGGGGCGCCCGCAGAATGCCGGGTTACCTGCGCGGGAACAGAGCGCCCCCCCTCTCTCTGCGCCGGCAGCAGAGGCCGGGGCAGGCACGCCGCGGGCTGCCCGGGTCCGCCAGCCGAAGCAGGCCAAGGAAGCCGGAGCTGCGGCTCCCGGTCTTAAGGGCAAAGCCCGTGCCCGCGCCGCCGAGCCGGCCCGCCGGGCGGCGCAGCAGCGCGGACCGAAGCCGGATCCGCAGGATGCCTCTGCGCTGATTCCGTCCGCCGGCGGCATGATCTTGATGCGCGGGCACAGCGACAAAGGGCGGCGCTGGCATCAGGAGATTGACCATGAGCTTGCGGTAACGCTCGTCCGGGAGCATGCTGCCGTTGTCGTGAACCGGCGTACGATCCGCCGGCTCTACAGCAACAAGGATTTCCGGACCTACATTCTGACCCGGGATAACTATACCTGCTGCTTCTGCGGCCTGTATGGCGATACCATCGACCATCTGCTGCCCCGCGCCAAAGGCGGGCATACAACACCTGACAACTGTGTCTGTGCCTGCAACCTGTGCAATCAGACCAAAGCCGACCAGTATGTTGCGGAATTTATGGGCCGCTAG
- a CDS encoding YwbE family protein, whose translation MNGQVRADIRPGLQVEIVLKQDQATGKLTQGTVKDILTNSPRHPHGIKVRLTDGQVGRVKNITG comes from the coding sequence GTGAACGGACAGGTTAGAGCAGATATCCGTCCCGGACTCCAGGTTGAAATTGTGCTGAAGCAGGATCAGGCCACCGGCAAGCTTACACAGGGTACGGTAAAAGACATTCTCACGAATTCGCCCCGCCATCCGCATGGAATCAAGGTGCGTCTGACGGACGGCCAGGTAGGGCGGGTCAAGAACATTACAGGGTAA